The following coding sequences lie in one Myxococcales bacterium genomic window:
- the rplT gene encoding 50S ribosomal protein L20: MPRVRRGFKARQRRNRTLRHAKGFYSARSRQYSIAVENVHNAWQYAFAHRRRKKRDFRRLWIARISAAARLVGTSYSKLIAQLRTANVRLDRKVLSDIAIHDPAAFEAIAKLKQSTSSARQ; this comes from the coding sequence ATGCCGCGGGTACGCCGAGGATTTAAAGCACGCCAACGTCGCAATCGCACACTGCGTCACGCAAAGGGCTTTTATAGCGCCCGCTCTCGTCAGTATTCGATCGCCGTCGAAAACGTGCACAACGCATGGCAATATGCCTTTGCGCACCGCCGCCGCAAGAAACGAGATTTTCGGCGCTTGTGGATCGCGCGCATCAGTGCAGCTGCCCGCTTGGTGGGTACCAGCTACAGTAAGCTGATTGCCCAACTGCGGACCGCGAACGTGCGTCTGGATCGCAAAGTACTTTCTGACATCGCCATTCACGATCCGGCCGCTTTCGAAGCAATCGCCAAGCTCAAGCAAAGTACGTCGTCCGCTCGGCAATGA
- the rpmI gene encoding 50S ribosomal protein L35 — MPKMKTNSAAKKRFRLTATGRIRRGKANKSHMMRGKSSSHLRRLAKNDIVAKPDEKRIKRLIPYA; from the coding sequence ATGCCCAAAATGAAAACCAACAGCGCGGCTAAAAAGCGCTTCCGTTTGACCGCGACGGGTCGCATTCGGCGCGGGAAAGCCAACAAGAGCCACATGATGCGGGGCAAGTCCTCAAGCCATCTGCGCCGTTTAGCAAAAAACGACATCGTCGCGAAGCCGGATGAGAAACGCATCAAGCGACTTATACCGTACGCTTAG
- a CDS encoding translation initiation factor IF-3: MEKRRTFHGPRTNERIRIPEVRVVGAAGEMLGVMDTSKAVRMAREAELDLVEVNPKASPPVCKIMDFGKFKYEEAKKQREAKKRQTVVAVKEIKLRPKTDDHDMQVKVKHARRFLQEGNKVKITCRFRGREITHPEPARKQLSAIIQATDDIAVIETDSHMEGRTMTLLLAPKGAQVRKGPVVSTKPVLGKAAAESA, from the coding sequence ATGGAAAAACGTCGTACTTTTCATGGGCCACGCACCAACGAGCGGATCCGCATACCCGAAGTGCGCGTAGTGGGCGCTGCCGGCGAAATGTTGGGCGTGATGGACACCTCGAAGGCGGTGCGGATGGCACGAGAGGCCGAGTTGGATCTCGTGGAGGTCAACCCTAAAGCCAGTCCTCCGGTCTGTAAGATCATGGACTTCGGCAAGTTTAAGTACGAGGAAGCCAAGAAACAACGCGAGGCAAAAAAGCGTCAGACGGTCGTTGCCGTTAAGGAAATCAAACTACGGCCCAAAACCGACGACCACGACATGCAGGTCAAGGTTAAACATGCACGACGCTTCTTACAGGAGGGCAACAAGGTCAAGATCACCTGTCGCTTCCGCGGCCGCGAAATCACCCATCCAGAGCCGGCGCGAAAGCAGCTTTCGGCGATTATCCAGGCGACAGACGATATTGCCGTGATCGAGACAGACAGCCACATGGAAGGCCGGACGATGACGCTGCTTTTGGCCCCGAAGGGTGCTCAAGTCCGCAAAGGCCCGGTGGTCAGCACCAAGCCTGTTCTCGGCAAGGCGGCCGCAGAATCCGCTTAG
- the thrS gene encoding threonine--tRNA ligase — MPDDDPTRQALTAKDLLERSHRMRPDVVAVRCGDAVFDVHTPLPPHAEIQPILKDEPEALKVIRHSSAHVMADAVQRLFPGTKVTIGPAIDQGFYYDFDRPQGQFNDEELKRIEQAMLEIIEADLPFSREEISRADAEALFTKLGETYKLDILEGLTEPLSLYRHGDWVDLCEGPHVPSTGLLSAVKLTGVAGAYWRGDERNKMLQRIYGTAFASPKALRQHLAQIEEAKKRDHRKLGKELDLMTFHPWAPASPFFLPRGATVYNLLIDYVRDVYRHRGYDEVITPQIFDAELFHMSGHLPSYAANMYFARTRDESESDEGRFCIKPMNCPGHALIFGASRRSYRELPMRLADFGRLHRYERSGVTQGLTRVRTFCQDDAHIFCTEQQSGEEISDFIDAIYDLYRDFGFSDLHIRVATRPEERLGTDAQWDNAERVLIDAVMHKGLPYDITPGEGVFYGPKLEFHLKDALGRSWQLGTIQFDFNMPERFDLSYVSEHNTPTRPVVLHRAFFGSIERFMGVLIEHVGGAFPVWLAPEQVRIVTVSEKFNEYGAYLRDRCISDRIRLSFDDSHDKLGAKIRQARLMRVPYIAVVGEKEAEGRGVALRSRDEDKDLGFLPIDAFLDRLKRESLPPSRRVS, encoded by the coding sequence ATGCCAGACGACGATCCCACACGCCAAGCGTTGACCGCCAAAGACCTTTTGGAGCGCTCCCATCGGATGCGCCCAGACGTGGTTGCGGTTCGTTGTGGCGATGCTGTTTTCGATGTCCACACGCCGCTGCCACCGCATGCTGAGATACAGCCTATCCTTAAAGACGAACCAGAGGCCCTCAAGGTCATCCGTCATTCGAGCGCTCACGTGATGGCCGATGCGGTCCAACGGCTTTTCCCGGGCACTAAGGTCACCATAGGACCCGCCATCGATCAGGGATTTTACTACGACTTCGACCGCCCTCAAGGACAGTTTAACGACGAGGAGCTCAAGCGCATCGAGCAGGCTATGTTAGAGATCATTGAGGCAGACCTGCCTTTTTCTCGCGAAGAAATTTCGAGAGCCGATGCTGAAGCACTGTTTACGAAGCTCGGCGAGACGTACAAGCTCGACATTTTGGAGGGCCTCACAGAGCCGCTTTCCCTATATAGACACGGCGACTGGGTCGACCTATGCGAAGGGCCCCATGTTCCTTCGACGGGCTTGCTATCGGCGGTGAAGCTCACGGGAGTCGCCGGAGCGTACTGGCGGGGCGATGAGCGCAATAAAATGCTGCAACGAATCTATGGAACGGCGTTTGCCTCGCCCAAAGCGTTGCGCCAGCATCTTGCACAAATCGAAGAGGCGAAGAAGCGCGACCATCGCAAGCTAGGCAAAGAGCTTGACCTCATGACCTTTCATCCCTGGGCTCCTGCTTCACCTTTCTTTCTTCCCCGTGGGGCCACGGTTTACAATTTACTTATCGACTACGTCCGAGACGTGTACCGACATCGAGGTTATGATGAGGTGATCACCCCCCAAATTTTTGACGCAGAACTCTTTCACATGTCGGGGCATTTGCCGTCCTATGCGGCCAACATGTACTTTGCGCGCACCCGTGACGAAAGCGAATCGGACGAGGGTCGTTTCTGCATCAAGCCGATGAATTGCCCCGGCCACGCGCTTATCTTTGGCGCGAGTCGCCGCAGCTACCGTGAGCTCCCGATGCGTTTGGCTGACTTTGGACGGCTACATCGCTATGAGCGCAGCGGTGTCACCCAGGGACTGACGCGCGTACGTACGTTTTGCCAAGATGATGCTCACATCTTTTGCACAGAGCAGCAGTCGGGCGAAGAGATCTCTGATTTTATCGATGCGATTTATGACCTGTATCGCGACTTCGGTTTTTCGGATCTCCACATCCGTGTCGCCACACGGCCCGAGGAGCGTCTCGGTACCGACGCCCAGTGGGACAATGCCGAGCGCGTGCTCATCGATGCAGTCATGCACAAGGGTTTGCCGTATGACATCACGCCAGGCGAAGGTGTGTTCTATGGGCCCAAGCTAGAGTTTCATCTCAAGGATGCCCTTGGACGCTCATGGCAGCTTGGCACGATACAGTTTGATTTCAATATGCCAGAGCGCTTTGATTTGAGTTATGTCAGCGAGCACAATACGCCTACTCGGCCTGTGGTGCTGCATCGGGCTTTCTTTGGTTCCATCGAGCGCTTCATGGGAGTGCTTATTGAACACGTGGGCGGCGCATTTCCTGTCTGGCTCGCCCCAGAACAGGTTCGTATCGTCACCGTGAGCGAAAAATTCAATGAATATGGGGCCTACTTGCGCGATCGATGTATTTCTGACAGAATTCGCCTCTCCTTTGATGACTCCCACGACAAACTCGGCGCCAAGATTCGTCAAGCTCGGTTGATGCGCGTACCGTATATTGCAGTCGTAGGGGAAAAAGAAGCCGAAGGCCGAGGCGTTGCGCTGCGCTCCCGGGACGAGGATAAAGACCTTGGATTTCTTCCGATCGATGCGTTCCTCGATCGACTCAAGCGTGAATCGCTTCCGCCCTCGCGGCGAGTTTCCTAA
- a CDS encoding M23 family metallopeptidase: protein MPANQGQDTNLSVHQPLPRVDIPLLAQERRRRTRMVWVGPMLALSVGLGIAAAWLIRPRLFGGSTGESPSARVSSSDPLKVAHSGTPGKDTPSGEGTKGLDALQVGGDAPSSPRSDLTRTTAPFGKAKGFQQAIMLAGVTDSDALALVKSMAKIMDFRHCRPEDQLILERDAQGQLQGFEYQLSPVRIFRAERQPNGNFVSRQKEVKLDTTRIVRGGKVNTSLGDALEAVGLGRTLVGVFVQVFERQMNFATDTRQGDSFKISVDEERLKGEFWRYGVAHALEYHSQKNGVLRAYWFEAVRGEPEYFLENGTAVQGGWLRTPLRYEYISSGFSEDRYHPVVKRVMPHHGVDCVAATGTAVWAAADGRVTFVGQKGPNGNLVIVRHNNGYQSYYAHLSRFTSGLKPGKRVKQHEVLGYVGSTGRSTGPHLHFGLKRGARFVDPLKVLNTPGPPLRGKAAQRFSVHAKTLQRELERH from the coding sequence ATGCCGGCAAATCAAGGCCAGGACACCAATCTGTCCGTGCATCAACCGCTTCCCCGTGTAGACATTCCACTCTTGGCGCAAGAGCGGCGGCGGCGTACACGCATGGTATGGGTCGGACCCATGCTCGCGCTCTCAGTGGGCCTGGGTATTGCGGCAGCATGGCTGATCCGCCCACGGCTCTTTGGTGGCAGCACCGGAGAGTCTCCTTCAGCGCGCGTTTCATCTTCCGATCCCCTCAAAGTGGCGCACTCTGGCACACCGGGGAAGGACACACCTTCGGGCGAAGGAACAAAGGGTTTAGACGCGTTACAAGTGGGTGGAGATGCTCCGAGTTCACCACGCTCAGATCTGACGCGAACGACTGCACCGTTTGGTAAGGCCAAGGGATTCCAGCAGGCGATTATGCTCGCAGGAGTGACAGATTCGGACGCTTTGGCTTTGGTCAAGAGTATGGCCAAGATTATGGACTTTCGCCATTGCCGGCCGGAAGACCAATTGATCTTGGAGCGGGATGCGCAAGGACAGTTACAGGGGTTTGAATATCAACTAAGCCCTGTTCGGATATTTCGAGCCGAGCGGCAGCCTAACGGAAACTTTGTCTCGCGGCAGAAGGAAGTCAAGCTCGATACGACACGCATCGTTCGAGGCGGGAAGGTGAACACATCGCTTGGCGACGCGCTTGAGGCAGTGGGCCTTGGACGCACGCTTGTGGGCGTGTTCGTGCAGGTCTTCGAGCGTCAGATGAACTTTGCGACAGATACGCGGCAAGGGGATAGCTTTAAGATCAGCGTGGACGAGGAGCGCTTAAAGGGCGAGTTTTGGCGTTACGGTGTGGCGCACGCCCTTGAGTATCACAGCCAAAAAAACGGCGTGCTGCGTGCATATTGGTTTGAGGCCGTGCGGGGCGAGCCTGAGTATTTCCTTGAAAACGGCACGGCCGTTCAAGGTGGCTGGCTCCGCACTCCCTTGCGATATGAATACATTTCATCTGGGTTTTCCGAAGACCGTTATCATCCCGTGGTTAAAAGGGTGATGCCCCATCACGGCGTCGACTGCGTGGCGGCGACGGGAACCGCCGTGTGGGCAGCGGCGGACGGAAGGGTGACCTTTGTCGGACAAAAAGGACCCAACGGAAACCTCGTGATTGTTCGGCACAACAATGGCTATCAGAGCTACTATGCGCATCTTTCGCGGTTCACGAGCGGCCTTAAGCCGGGCAAGCGCGTCAAGCAGCACGAAGTACTCGGATATGTGGGATCGACGGGTCGGTCCACCGGGCCGCACCTTCACTTCGGGCTCAAACGCGGCGCGCGGTTTGTGGATCCACTCAAGGTCCTCAATACGCCCGGCCCCCCACTGCGTGGCAAGGCTGCGCAGCGCTTTTCAGTCCACGCCAAGACGCTACAGAGAGAACTCGAGCGTCACTAA
- a CDS encoding TIGR02266 family protein, whose protein sequence is MSKSDEPKGAERRQYARYEASLSVDYRSGQTFLFSYIRNISEMGIFIGTEEPLTIGTQLTLRFNTVVGDPLEMQGEVVWVNHVRPDKQDRTPGMGVEFRDLTAEKRERVVELVKTIAYLGDDRHEDAN, encoded by the coding sequence ATGAGCAAATCAGATGAACCCAAAGGTGCCGAGCGCAGACAGTACGCGCGGTACGAAGCGTCTTTGTCGGTTGACTACCGCAGCGGGCAAACTTTTTTGTTTTCCTATATTCGTAACATCAGCGAGATGGGAATTTTTATCGGGACCGAGGAGCCTTTGACGATAGGGACGCAACTCACGTTGCGATTTAATACTGTCGTGGGTGATCCGCTGGAAATGCAGGGTGAGGTCGTTTGGGTCAACCATGTGCGCCCCGACAAGCAGGACAGAACACCGGGGATGGGCGTGGAGTTTAGAGATCTCACCGCCGAGAAGAGGGAACGCGTGGTGGAGCTTGTGAAAACCATTGCGTATCTAGGTGATGATCGACATGAAGACGCAAACTAG
- a CDS encoding metallophosphoesterase, translated as MTRILHFSDIHVQLRGMPAALSDFVSKHMVGFLNLALRRRRYFVENAVKLEALQALKESENIDLVICTGDYTALGGLGEMRLARQMIEPLTKAPLGFVTLPGNHDVYTLKSAFEHRFEQFFGEFLHSDLPQYQVPGEHFPLVRLIGEDLAVIAINSAVPHWEAWRSDGYVSERQLECLKKMLSDATITPRYVIFAIHYGLFRQDGTPDHRHHGLKNADALLAVCRRFTPSMLIHGHLHHRFFLPSSHGGIPIFCAGSATHAGREGLWIYEITAGKCRAWPGSWTSDGYRLGAPIEVTAA; from the coding sequence GTGACCCGAATCCTCCATTTTAGCGATATTCACGTCCAGCTCCGAGGCATGCCGGCGGCGCTATCCGATTTCGTCAGCAAACACATGGTGGGTTTCCTCAACCTGGCGCTCAGAAGAAGACGTTATTTTGTCGAGAATGCCGTCAAGCTAGAGGCGTTGCAGGCGCTAAAGGAAAGCGAAAACATCGACCTCGTGATTTGCACCGGCGATTACACTGCACTGGGCGGTCTGGGCGAAATGCGCCTTGCCCGCCAAATGATCGAGCCACTCACCAAAGCGCCTCTGGGTTTTGTGACGTTGCCCGGCAACCACGACGTGTACACCCTAAAAAGCGCATTCGAGCACCGATTCGAGCAGTTCTTTGGAGAATTTCTCCACTCGGATCTGCCTCAGTATCAGGTGCCAGGCGAACATTTTCCTCTCGTGCGGCTCATCGGTGAAGATCTTGCGGTGATCGCCATCAATAGCGCCGTCCCACACTGGGAGGCCTGGCGATCTGATGGTTATGTCTCCGAGCGGCAGCTCGAGTGCCTGAAGAAGATGCTTAGCGACGCTACCATCACCCCACGCTATGTCATATTTGCGATCCACTATGGATTGTTTCGACAGGACGGCACGCCCGATCATCGCCACCACGGCCTAAAGAACGCAGACGCCCTATTGGCCGTCTGCCGGCGTTTTACTCCGTCCATGCTCATCCACGGACACCTCCATCACCGGTTTTTTCTGCCATCGTCCCATGGCGGCATTCCGATTTTTTGTGCCGGGAGCGCCACGCATGCGGGAAGGGAGGGCTTGTGGATATACGAAATCACTGCAGGGAAATGCCGCGCATGGCCTGGAAGCTGGACATCCGATGGATATCGCCTGGGCGCGCCCATCGAGGTCACCGCCGCTTAA
- a CDS encoding N-acetyl-gamma-glutamyl-phosphate reductase — protein MPNTAALPVAVLGSTGYTGAELLRLLVGHPYAALCYVGGRSRIGEKVGDVHPQLGPTVGLPIGALDPEAIAQCAQVVFCALPHAASMEIVKACRARGLVVFDLSADFRLRDPAVYARWYGPHSAPELLEEAAYGLPELFPEAIPKSDLIAVPGCYPTATLLALSPLIRAKLVDSQNLVVDAKSGVSGAGRSPSPATHYPEVSEGIRAYNVGGAHRHIPEILQGLRRISPTPVSMTFTPHLVPMSRGMLVTVYAKALDASMTGAACRDAALAFYAHAPFVHVLEGDQYPDTLWSRGTNRALLSYTVDPSTGWVIAQCTIDNLVKGASGQAIQCMNLRFGWAETTGLESTAVWP, from the coding sequence ATGCCCAATACCGCCGCACTGCCCGTCGCCGTGCTCGGCAGCACTGGCTATACGGGCGCCGAACTGTTAAGGCTTCTTGTAGGACATCCTTATGCAGCGCTCTGCTACGTAGGCGGAAGAAGCCGTATTGGGGAAAAAGTGGGCGATGTCCATCCACAGCTTGGTCCCACGGTGGGGCTGCCAATAGGCGCTCTCGATCCGGAAGCCATTGCACAATGCGCCCAGGTGGTATTTTGCGCACTTCCGCATGCCGCGAGTATGGAAATTGTGAAAGCCTGCCGTGCCAGAGGGCTGGTGGTATTTGATCTCTCGGCTGACTTTCGCCTGCGAGATCCTGCGGTATATGCCCGTTGGTATGGGCCCCATTCAGCTCCTGAATTGCTTGAAGAGGCCGCGTACGGCCTGCCGGAACTTTTTCCCGAGGCCATCCCAAAAAGCGACCTTATCGCGGTGCCAGGATGTTACCCCACGGCAACGCTGCTCGCGCTCAGTCCTTTGATTCGCGCCAAACTGGTAGACTCGCAAAACCTGGTGGTGGATGCCAAGAGCGGCGTCTCGGGCGCGGGCCGCAGCCCGTCGCCCGCGACACACTATCCGGAGGTTTCGGAGGGCATTCGCGCCTACAACGTCGGAGGTGCGCATCGTCACATTCCCGAAATCTTACAAGGCTTACGCCGCATCAGCCCCACCCCAGTTAGTATGACCTTCACGCCGCATCTCGTCCCCATGAGCCGTGGCATGCTTGTGACCGTGTACGCCAAGGCCCTTGATGCGAGCATGACAGGCGCGGCCTGCAGGGACGCTGCACTTGCGTTCTACGCGCATGCGCCCTTTGTCCATGTCCTTGAGGGAGACCAATATCCTGACACTCTCTGGAGCAGAGGCACGAACCGAGCCCTTCTAAGTTACACGGTTGATCCCAGCACGGGATGGGTCATCGCTCAGTGCACCATAGATAACCTGGTGAAAGGTGCCTCTGGGCAAGCGATCCAATGTATGAACCTCAGATTCGGCTGGGCTGAGACCACGGGACTCGAAAGCACTGCCGTTTGGCCTTAG
- the rpsI gene encoding 30S ribosomal protein S9, whose protein sequence is MTTLHGRHYATGRRKRAVARVFLKEGAGTIQVNGKPMNTYFDRETSRMIIEQPFEILGKSEAFDVECNVAGGGLSAQAEAVRHGISRALLDVDQTFRPALKKAGLLTRDAREKERKKPGQPGARKKFQYSKR, encoded by the coding sequence ATGACTACCCTACACGGACGACATTACGCGACTGGGCGCCGTAAACGCGCAGTAGCGCGAGTATTTCTCAAAGAGGGCGCCGGGACCATCCAGGTCAACGGCAAGCCCATGAATACCTATTTTGACCGGGAAACATCCCGCATGATCATTGAGCAGCCGTTTGAGATTCTAGGGAAATCGGAAGCGTTCGACGTCGAGTGCAACGTGGCCGGCGGCGGCCTGTCGGCCCAGGCCGAAGCGGTGCGGCATGGCATTTCACGCGCCCTGTTAGACGTGGATCAGACGTTCCGCCCGGCTCTCAAGAAGGCGGGACTTCTCACCCGCGATGCACGAGAGAAAGAGCGCAAAAAGCCCGGTCAGCCTGGCGCACGCAAGAAGTTTCAGTACTCTAAGCGCTGA
- the rplM gene encoding 50S ribosomal protein L13, which yields MQKTYQAKVDELPRQWHLIDASDQTLGRIATQIATLLRGKHKPQYTPHVDTGDFVIVINAEKVRLTGNKLDSKHFHHHSGYPGGLHSESYRHLIDRKPEFIIEKAVRGMLPYSPLGRAMRTKLKVYKGAVHPHAAQQPKLWKGHAA from the coding sequence ATGCAAAAAACCTACCAAGCCAAGGTCGATGAGCTGCCCAGACAGTGGCACCTGATCGACGCCTCAGACCAAACCTTGGGTCGCATTGCCACCCAGATTGCCACCTTATTACGGGGCAAACACAAGCCCCAGTATACACCCCATGTGGACACGGGAGACTTCGTGATTGTGATCAACGCGGAAAAGGTCCGCCTCACCGGAAACAAACTCGACAGTAAGCACTTTCATCATCATTCCGGCTATCCCGGCGGTCTCCATTCTGAGAGCTACCGCCACTTAATCGATCGCAAGCCCGAGTTCATTATTGAAAAGGCGGTTCGCGGCATGCTGCCATATTCCCCTCTCGGCCGGGCTATGCGCACGAAGCTCAAAGTATATAAAGGCGCGGTGCACCCCCATGCGGCGCAGCAACCGAAGCTTTGGAAAGGACACGCAGCGTAG